The following proteins are co-located in the Phragmites australis chromosome 10, lpPhrAust1.1, whole genome shotgun sequence genome:
- the LOC133931183 gene encoding uncharacterized protein LOC133931183 yields MGISHPLSDEYDALRDAVLSPERTPPSSPPPPASCCSVDDHYLEHEVSRMDTLAGIAIKYGVEISDIKRANSLVSDSQMFAHKTLLIPLPGRPMPSSVRLNGSGQRMKRARAPNHQQNRDIIDTLDSSKSGQQGMSPAMSTLQRYYGLPSQKGNSMDCSTEMPVYRKDSFQSIGSETLLNSSTAPGMPSTDKRWDSEESINGFSALNGATGTKSNGAPKPKQDGSMRRRQKLEADRPSNITDTLDDFRADPIKVLKSLLPRPISSIRLNMDTSSPDSSQKSNISFLNGLKSVRKSPSAPNFADAENGISMWSSSKWTFNHESFTRPLIDGLPKPVSALRTKTALD; encoded by the exons ATGGGAATCTCTCACCCTCTCTCCGACGAGTATGACGCCCTCCGCGACGCCGTGCTGTCGCCGGAGAGGACGCCTCCGTCgtcccctccgccgccggcgtCCTGCTGCTCTGTCGACGACCACTACCTGGAGCACGAGGTTTCCAGGATGGACACGCTTGCCGGCATCGCCATCAAGTACGGCGTCGAG ATATCTGATATTAAGAGAGCAAATAGTTTGGTCAGTGACAGCCAGATGTTTGCGCACAAAACATTGCTCATACCTCTACCAGGAAGACCCATGCCGTCCTCTGTGAGGTTGAATGGTTCTGGTCAAAGAATGAAAAG AGCACGGGCTCCAAACCATCAGCAAAACAGAGACATTATTGATACATTAGATTCATCCAAGTCTGGTCAGCAAGGGATGTCACCTGCAATGAGTACCTTGCAGAGATACTATGGCCTACCATCTCAGAAAGGAAATTCCATGGATTGTAGCACTGAAATGCCTGTGTACCGTAAGGACAGCTTCCAAAGTATCGGCAGTGAAACATTGCTCAATTCCTCTACAGCTCCAGGCATGCCCAGTACTGACAAAAGATGGGACTCTGAAGAATCAATAAATGGCTTTTCAGCTCTGAATGGTGCCACTGGGACCAAGAGCAATGGGGCACCCAAACCAAAGCAAGATGGTTCTATGCGCCGGCGGCAGAAACTAGAAGCAGATCGCCCATCTAACATAACCGATACTCTGGATGATTTTCGGGCAGACCCAATTAAGGTCCTCAAGAGTTTGTTGCCTAGGCCAATTTCCAGTATCCGTCTAAACATGGATACAAGCAGCCCAGATTCCAGCCAGAAGAGCAATATTTCATTTCTTAACGGGTTAAAATCTGTGCGGAAGTCACCAAGCGCACCGAACTTTGCAGATGCAGAGAATGGGATCTCGATGTGGTCAAGTTCGAAGTGGACCTTCAACCATGAGTCCTTCACCCGGCCGTTAATTGATGGCCTGCCAAAACCGGTATCAGCTCTCAGGACCAAAACTGCCTTGGACTGA
- the LOC133931182 gene encoding tRNA dimethylallyltransferase 9, with protein MCWEMRPRFGTTPRAIWRSWPIICSQQQVPSSFHSVRKIAMTAASLPPPSSSKKSTVIVISGPTGAGKSRLAMEVAKRLGGEIISADSVQVYRGLDVGSAKPSAAEMNMVPHHLIDIMDASDDYSAGTFFRDARRATENVLGRGCVPVVAGGTGLYLRWYIYGKPNVPQSSMDITSAVWSELANLRVSGQWEEAVELVVKAGDPKARDLSVNNWARLSRSLEIIRSSGRPPSAFTLPYNTFCEQHYTELSDALTDGTCEARELDYEFLCIFLASPRVELYRSIDLRCEEMLADTGGLLSEASWLLDIGLHPSINSATRAIGYKQAMEYLLHCRQNGGESTPQEFLEFLTKFQRTSRNFAKRQITWFRNENIYQWVDASQPFEAVVQFICDAYHDYGARVVPESLEMKRESCMLKSRDLKTYRSENKVFLGDDDCSHVLDWIRRTQPK; from the coding sequence ATGTGCTGGGAAATGAGGCCGCGGTTTGGGACTACGCCGCGTGCCATATGGAGAAGTTGGCCTATCATATGTTCACAGCAGCAGGTGCCCTCATCTTTCCACTCCGTAAGGAAGATCGCCATGACAGCTGCATCTCTGCCACCGCCATCTTCCTCAAAGAAGAGCACGGTCATTGTCATCTCGGGTCCTACCGGTGCTGGGAAGAGCAGGCTTGCGATGGAGGTAGCCAAGAGGCTCGGAGGAGAGATCATCAGTGCCGACTCGGTGCAAGTGTACCGTGGCCTTGATGTTGGTTCCGCCAAACCATCTGCTGCAGAGATGAACATGGTGCCACATCACTTGATCGACATAATGGATGCATCCGATGATTACTCGGCTGGAACGTTCTTTCGCGATGCCCGAAGAGCAACTGAAAATGTTCTTGGCAGAGGCTGCGTTCCCGTTGTTGCAGGAGGTACTGGGCTCTACTTACGGTGGTACATCTATGGTAAGCCAAATGTTCCACAATCATCCATGGACATCACTTCAGCTGTGTGGTCTGAGCTCGCCAACCTTCGGGTGAGTGGGCAGTGGGAAGAAGCAGTCGAGCTGGTGGTCAAGGCTGGTGACCCCAAAGCTCGGGACTTGTCCGTGAACAACTGGGCTCGACTGAGTAGAAGCCTTGAGATTATCAGGTCATCAGGTCGCCCTCCGTCTGCCTTCACCTTACCATACAATACATTTTGTGAACAGCATTATACCGAGCTATCTGATGCCTTGACTGATGGTACCTGTGAAGCCAGGGAACTGGATTATGAATTCCTCTGTATTTTCCTTGCAAGTCCACGCGTTGAACTATACCGATCAATTGATTTGAGGTGTGAAGAAATGCTGGCTGACACAGGGGGTCTACTTTCAGAAGCCTCATGGCTGCTTGATATTGGATTGCATCCGAGTATTAACTCTGCAACTCGTGCCATCGGTTACAAGCAAGCCATGGAGTACTTGCTGCACTGTAGGCAGAATGGAGGCGAAAGCACCCCACAAGAGTTCCTCGAGTTTCTGACCAAGTTTCAGAGAACATCTAGGAACTTTGCAAAGAGACAGATTACCTGGTTTCGCAATGAGAATATTTACCAGTGGGTCGATGCTTCACAACCCTTTGAGGCGGTTGTTCAGTTTATTTGTGATGCATACCATGACTATGGTGCAAGGGTGGTTCCTGAATCACTTGAAATGAAAAGGGAAAGTTGCATGCTCAAAAGCCGTGATCTCAAAACCTATCGCTCAGAGAACAAGGTGTTTCTTGGGGATGATGACTGCTCTCACGTTTTGGATTGGATTAGGAGGACACAGCCGAAATGA